In Janthinobacterium rivuli, a single genomic region encodes these proteins:
- a CDS encoding response regulator: protein MPLTSETIKKNILIVDDSAFEQRMLMELLSEQPYRFSIAFNGYQGYQLALATHPDLILLDVRMPEMDGYTACRLLKANPETEEIPVIFLSGADAAKERIMGLQVGGVDYISKPFLPEELAARIHIHLGLMRKSNSTLPATTPVSDKLQHPDQVFVNAVKQLILDNLGSLPNLSEIARSVGTYREKLTLMFREQTGMTVFAFIREARIARGVELLQQTDIDVQDIALLIGFHNAGNFATAFRERMGVPPSAYRQRLQEQTGQRQATGG, encoded by the coding sequence ATGCCATTGACCAGCGAAACCATCAAAAAGAACATCTTGATCGTGGACGACTCCGCGTTCGAGCAGCGCATGCTGATGGAGCTGCTCAGCGAGCAGCCCTATCGTTTCAGCATTGCCTTCAATGGCTACCAGGGTTATCAGCTGGCATTGGCCACGCATCCGGACCTGATCCTGCTCGACGTACGCATGCCCGAGATGGATGGCTACACGGCCTGCCGTTTGCTCAAGGCCAATCCCGAAACGGAAGAGATTCCCGTGATCTTTCTCAGCGGCGCCGATGCCGCCAAGGAGCGCATCATGGGCTTGCAGGTAGGCGGCGTCGATTACATTTCCAAACCCTTCCTGCCGGAAGAACTGGCCGCGCGCATCCATATCCACCTGGGTTTGATGCGTAAAAGCAACAGTACCTTGCCGGCAACGACGCCGGTCAGCGACAAGCTGCAGCATCCCGACCAGGTGTTCGTCAATGCGGTCAAACAGTTGATTCTCGACAACCTTGGCAGCCTGCCGAACCTGTCCGAAATCGCCCGCAGCGTGGGTACCTACCGCGAAAAGCTGACCCTGATGTTCCGCGAGCAGACGGGCATGACGGTGTTTGCCTTCATCCGCGAAGCGCGCATTGCCCGCGGCGTGGAATTGCTGCAGCAGACGGATATCGATGTGCAGGATATCGCCCTGCTGATCGGCTTTCACAACGCGGGCAACTTCGCCACCGCCTTTCGCGAACGCATGGGCGTGCCTCCCAGCGCCTACCGCCAGCGCCTGCAGGAGCAGACGGGCCAGCGGCAGGCGACGGGCGGCTAG
- a CDS encoding metallophosphoesterase family protein produces MPQGNVAPARGQADGRGDLRYDRGPFTAVRLAAPPAMRLLILSDLHLEVWGDDTPAIDLAACRPDVVILAGDIDTGSNAIAWAARTFGALPVLYVHGNHEGYGHQLEHMQDAVRDACTSANAHGANIRLLDADAMVLNGVRFLGVTLWTDFLLFGADRYEEALSAAQTYMPDYKRISTGGDTPRLLCASDTAQLHARHRAWLEQQLAQPFDGKTVVITHMAPSMQSVEEQYATNLGSPAFASQLDALVAQADLWVHGHMHASLDYRVQDCRVVCNPCGYKRPDGTPENERYDSGFIVDLASTV; encoded by the coding sequence ATGCCACAGGGTAACGTCGCCCCCGCGCGCGGTCAAGCGGACGGGCGTGGCGACTTGCGCTACGATAGAGGCCCATTCACTGCCGTGCGCCTCGCCGCGCCTCCTGCCATGCGTTTGCTGATTCTGTCCGACCTGCACCTGGAAGTCTGGGGTGACGACACGCCCGCCATCGACCTTGCCGCCTGCCGGCCCGACGTGGTGATCCTGGCCGGCGACATCGACACGGGCAGCAATGCCATCGCCTGGGCCGCGCGCACCTTCGGCGCCCTGCCCGTGCTGTACGTACACGGCAACCACGAGGGCTATGGCCATCAGCTGGAACACATGCAGGACGCCGTGCGCGACGCCTGCACCAGCGCCAATGCGCACGGCGCCAATATCCGCCTGCTCGACGCCGACGCCATGGTGCTGAACGGCGTGCGTTTTCTCGGCGTCACGCTGTGGACGGATTTTTTGCTGTTCGGCGCCGACAGGTACGAGGAAGCCTTGAGCGCGGCGCAAACCTACATGCCCGACTACAAGCGCATCAGCACGGGCGGCGATACGCCGCGTCTCTTGTGCGCGAGCGACACGGCGCAGCTGCACGCGCGGCACCGCGCCTGGCTAGAGCAACAGCTGGCGCAACCGTTCGATGGCAAGACGGTCGTCATCACGCACATGGCGCCATCGATGCAGTCGGTGGAAGAGCAATACGCAACGAACCTGGGCTCGCCCGCCTTCGCCTCGCAGCTGGACGCGCTGGTGGCGCAGGCCGACCTGTGGGTGCATGGCCACATGCACGCCTCGCTCGACTACCGCGTCCAGGACTGTCGCGTCGTGTGCAACCCCTGCGGCTACAAGCGGCCCGATGGCACGCCGGAGAATGAACGCTACGATTCCGGCTTCATCGTCGACCTCGCCAGCACGGTTTAA
- the bla gene encoding subclass B3 metallo-beta-lactamase produces MPPFYFPKSLLSIALAAMALPFAAHAATPAVDPLTQPIASPYAAQWNRPQQPARIHGDTYYVGVGGLSVVLIDTREGLILIDGALPQSVAAIKEHILELGFRLEDIKFILSTEAHFDHSGGIAALARDSGAQVIASPLGAQALRAGSVLAMDPQAGEIDPMPAVENVREIADGETLQLGDVTVTARYTPGHTPGSTSWTWVSCEDAERKECLNVVFGASLTPVAADDFHYLGDERHADLTPAFRRVMQDFARLPCDILISAHPDHSGGDRKLTQLLEGVTPNPFIDAQACSSYAARNEVKLDARIAKEKAMAGEAATK; encoded by the coding sequence ATGCCGCCTTTCTACTTTCCCAAGTCTCTGCTCAGCATCGCGCTGGCCGCCATGGCGCTGCCGTTTGCCGCGCATGCCGCCACGCCCGCCGTCGATCCCTTGACGCAGCCGATCGCCTCGCCGTATGCGGCGCAGTGGAACCGCCCGCAGCAGCCGGCGCGCATCCACGGCGACACGTATTACGTGGGCGTGGGCGGATTGAGCGTGGTGCTGATCGACACGCGCGAAGGCTTGATCCTCATCGATGGCGCGTTGCCGCAATCGGTGGCCGCCATCAAGGAGCATATCCTCGAGCTGGGCTTTCGCCTGGAAGACATCAAGTTCATCCTGAGTACGGAAGCGCATTTCGACCATTCGGGCGGCATCGCCGCCCTGGCCCGCGACAGCGGCGCGCAAGTGATCGCCAGCCCGCTGGGAGCGCAGGCGCTACGCGCGGGATCGGTGCTCGCCATGGACCCGCAAGCGGGCGAAATCGACCCCATGCCGGCCGTGGAAAACGTGCGCGAGATCGCCGATGGCGAAACCCTGCAACTGGGCGACGTGACCGTCACGGCGCGCTACACGCCGGGCCATACGCCGGGCAGCACCAGCTGGACCTGGGTGTCGTGCGAGGATGCGGAGCGCAAGGAATGCCTGAACGTGGTGTTCGGCGCCAGCCTCACGCCGGTGGCGGCCGATGATTTTCACTACCTGGGCGATGAACGCCATGCGGACCTGACGCCGGCCTTCCGCCGCGTCATGCAGGACTTCGCCAGACTGCCGTGCGACATCCTGATCTCGGCCCACCCCGACCACTCGGGCGGCGACCGCAAGCTGACGCAGTTGCTGGAAGGCGTCACGCCGAATCCCTTCATCGATGCGCAGGCGTGCAGCAGCTACGCTGCCAGGAATGAAGTGAAGCTCGATGCCCGCATCGCCAAGGAAAAAGCCATGGCTGGCGAGGCTGCGACAAAATAA
- a CDS encoding isochorismatase family protein, whose translation MSTPANFQGLPPMIDPDDAVMLLIDHQSGLFQLVRDIEQHVLRGHVTALAKLSRLANMPTFTTASVPDGPNGPLIPEIHHFNPEAVYIPRTGQINAWDNPAWVEAIEKTGRKTLLIAGTLTSVCMAFPTISALAAGYKVFAIIDASGNWSKMATDITMARVTQAGAVPIDTYAVLAEVMSTWNRADAMEFAAIMTDHIVPPYRALIESYDKAQGVQKNGRETKLEILEAASKG comes from the coding sequence ATGAGCACCCCCGCCAACTTCCAAGGTTTGCCACCGATGATCGATCCCGACGATGCCGTCATGCTGCTGATTGACCACCAGAGCGGTTTGTTCCAGCTGGTGCGCGACATCGAGCAGCACGTGCTGCGCGGCCACGTCACGGCGCTGGCCAAGCTGTCGCGCCTGGCCAACATGCCGACGTTTACCACCGCTTCCGTGCCCGACGGTCCGAACGGCCCCTTGATCCCGGAAATCCACCATTTCAACCCGGAAGCCGTCTACATCCCGCGCACGGGCCAGATCAATGCCTGGGACAACCCGGCCTGGGTCGAAGCCATCGAAAAGACGGGCCGCAAGACCCTGCTGATCGCCGGTACGCTCACCAGCGTGTGCATGGCCTTCCCCACCATCAGCGCGCTGGCGGCCGGCTACAAGGTGTTTGCCATCATCGACGCCTCGGGCAACTGGTCGAAGATGGCCACCGACATCACCATGGCGCGCGTGACGCAGGCGGGCGCCGTTCCGATCGACACGTACGCCGTGCTGGCTGAAGTGATGAGCACCTGGAACCGCGCCGACGCGATGGAATTCGCCGCCATCATGACCGACCACATCGTGCCGCCATACCGCGCCCTGATCGAAAGCTACGACAAGGCGCAGGGTGTGCAAAAGAATGGCCGCGAAACCAAGCTGGAAATCCTCGAAGCGGCCAGCAAGGGCTGA
- a CDS encoding pirin family protein, with protein sequence MNKVTGIYSAPRQHWVGDGFPVRSMFSYNGHGKQLSPFLLLDYAGPAEFAPGTRPPGVGSHPHRGFETVTIVYKGEVAHRDSTGQGGVIGPGDVQWMTAGAGILHEEFHSPAFTQSGGTLEMVQLWVNLPAKNKMTAPGYQAITSDTIPTLALPDDAGSVRVIAGDFAGQHGPARTFSPMQVWDVRLAQGKLTELPVTRGWSTALIVLHGTVLVNGESVVREAQMALFERDGDSITIEANNDAVVLLLSGEPIEEPIVGHGPFVMNTEAEIAQAFEDFNSGRFARIAT encoded by the coding sequence ATGAACAAAGTCACAGGTATCTACAGCGCACCTCGCCAGCACTGGGTCGGCGACGGTTTCCCCGTGCGCTCGATGTTTTCGTATAACGGCCACGGCAAGCAGTTGAGCCCCTTCCTGCTGCTCGACTATGCCGGTCCCGCCGAATTTGCGCCCGGCACCCGTCCACCCGGCGTCGGTTCGCACCCGCACCGCGGCTTTGAAACGGTGACCATCGTCTACAAGGGCGAAGTGGCGCACCGCGATTCGACGGGCCAGGGCGGCGTGATCGGCCCCGGCGACGTGCAGTGGATGACGGCCGGCGCCGGCATCCTGCATGAAGAGTTTCACTCGCCTGCCTTCACGCAGTCGGGCGGCACCCTGGAAATGGTGCAGCTGTGGGTGAACCTGCCGGCGAAAAACAAGATGACGGCGCCCGGCTACCAGGCCATCACCAGCGACACGATACCCACGCTGGCGCTGCCGGACGATGCAGGTTCCGTGCGCGTGATCGCCGGCGATTTCGCTGGCCAGCATGGCCCGGCCCGCACGTTCTCGCCGATGCAGGTGTGGGACGTGCGCCTGGCCCAGGGCAAGCTGACGGAGTTGCCTGTGACCCGCGGCTGGAGCACGGCGCTGATCGTCCTGCACGGCACGGTGCTGGTCAACGGCGAGAGCGTGGTGCGCGAAGCGCAGATGGCGCTGTTCGAGCGCGACGGCGATAGCATCACCATCGAGGCAAACAACGACGCCGTGGTGCTGCTGCTGAGCGGCGAGCCGATCGAGGAACCCATCGTCGGCCACGGCCCCTTCGTCATGAACACCGAAGCGGAAATCGCGCAGGCGTTCGAGGATTTCAACAGCGGCCGCTTCGCCCGTATCGCGACGTAA
- a CDS encoding LysR family transcriptional regulator yields the protein MQDLNDLYYFVQVVDHGGFAPAGRALGMPKSKLSRRIALLEERLGARLLQRTTRHFSVTDVGQTFYEHCKAMMVEAEAAQEAIELTRAAPRGTVRLSCPIALLHSLVAPMLAGFMRAHPQVTLLLEASNRRVDLVAEGIEVAIRVRPPPLPDSDLVLRVLAERGQCMVGSPLLFAGAPMPKAPADLADWPSLALGTPQQHYQWDLYGPDGARAQLRHVPRFVTGDMLTLRDAAVAGVGVVQLPTMMITEQVANGSLLPLMEQWRPQREIIHAVFPSRRGLLPAVRALLDYLAHSFAALPDE from the coding sequence ATGCAGGACCTGAATGACTTGTATTACTTTGTGCAGGTGGTCGACCATGGCGGCTTCGCGCCGGCCGGGCGCGCGCTGGGCATGCCGAAATCCAAACTGAGCCGGCGCATCGCCCTGCTCGAAGAGCGTCTGGGCGCGCGCCTGCTGCAGCGCACGACGCGGCATTTTTCCGTCACCGACGTGGGGCAGACGTTTTACGAGCATTGCAAGGCGATGATGGTGGAAGCGGAGGCGGCGCAGGAAGCGATCGAACTGACGCGGGCCGCGCCGCGCGGCACGGTGCGCCTGTCCTGCCCCATCGCCCTGCTGCACTCGCTGGTCGCGCCCATGCTGGCCGGTTTCATGCGCGCGCATCCGCAAGTGACCCTGCTATTGGAAGCGAGCAACCGCCGCGTCGACCTGGTGGCCGAAGGCATCGAAGTGGCCATCCGCGTGCGCCCGCCGCCGCTGCCCGACAGCGACCTGGTGCTGCGCGTGCTGGCCGAACGGGGCCAGTGCATGGTGGGTAGCCCGCTGCTGTTCGCCGGCGCCCCCATGCCGAAGGCGCCGGCCGACCTGGCCGACTGGCCCAGCCTGGCCCTGGGCACGCCGCAACAGCACTACCAGTGGGATTTATACGGCCCCGATGGCGCGCGCGCCCAGCTGCGCCACGTGCCACGCTTCGTCACGGGCGACATGCTGACCCTGCGCGACGCGGCCGTGGCCGGCGTGGGCGTGGTGCAGCTGCCGACCATGATGATCACGGAGCAGGTGGCCAATGGCAGCCTGCTGCCGCTGATGGAGCAGTGGCGGCCGCAGCGCGAAATCATCCACGCGGTATTTCCCTCACGGCGCGGCCTGCTGCCGGCCGTGCGCGCGCTGCTCGACTACCTGGCGCACAGCTTCGCCGCGCTGCCGGACGAATGA
- a CDS encoding Csu type fimbrial protein yields MLRVIFPRLIVAASVAIAATAFLPRGADAAVYLNGSANTTFDVTLKIIANCTIAAANLDFGQSQGVLATAVNVNTTVNVTCTNTTLYNVGLTAGSGTGSSGTTRYLSGTGGNLGTVQFNLYQTAGSTLWGDTQGTNTVGGTGNGSSQPITVYGNIPPQATPAPDTYKSTITATVYF; encoded by the coding sequence ATGTTGCGAGTTATTTTCCCCCGCCTTATCGTTGCCGCCAGCGTGGCTATTGCCGCCACGGCGTTCCTGCCGCGTGGCGCCGACGCCGCCGTGTATCTGAATGGCAGCGCCAACACCACCTTCGACGTTACCCTGAAAATCATCGCCAATTGCACCATCGCGGCGGCCAATCTCGACTTTGGCCAAAGTCAGGGTGTACTGGCTACTGCCGTTAACGTCAATACGACCGTGAACGTCACCTGCACCAATACCACGCTGTATAACGTGGGCCTGACGGCTGGCTCGGGCACCGGATCATCGGGCACCACGCGCTACCTGAGCGGCACTGGCGGCAACCTGGGCACGGTGCAGTTCAATCTGTACCAGACGGCCGGCAGCACCTTGTGGGGTGATACCCAGGGCACGAATACCGTCGGCGGCACCGGCAACGGCTCATCGCAGCCAATCACCGTGTACGGCAATATTCCGCCGCAGGCGACACCGGCGCCCGATACCTACAAGTCGACCATCACGGCCACCGTTTACTTTTAA
- a CDS encoding metallophosphoesterase family protein, whose translation MRLLILSDLHHELWRDEAPQGDLALSCPDAVILAGDIDTGARAVAWAATAFAGLPVMYVHGNHEGYGHHLDKVRQELRAACAATDNVHFLDAGSHLITDQAGHTVRFLGATLWTDFRLLGDDTRQAAMRDAEAVMNDYKRIRLANMGFRKLRAADTAMFHAQQKAWLARELAQPFDGSTVVISHMAPSLLSVDDAYGSEGCSPAYASRLDDLAAQADLWVHGHLHASRDYWIGQCRVVSNPCGYKTRSGAPQNPAFDPNFIVELGPR comes from the coding sequence ATGCGTTTATTGATACTGTCGGACCTGCACCATGAGCTGTGGCGCGACGAAGCGCCGCAGGGCGACCTCGCGCTCAGCTGCCCCGACGCCGTCATCCTGGCCGGCGACATCGACACGGGCGCGCGCGCCGTCGCCTGGGCGGCCACCGCATTCGCGGGCCTGCCCGTGATGTACGTGCACGGCAACCACGAAGGCTATGGCCACCACCTCGACAAGGTGCGCCAGGAGCTGCGCGCAGCCTGCGCCGCCACGGACAACGTGCATTTTCTCGACGCCGGGTCTCACCTCATCACCGACCAGGCAGGCCACACCGTACGCTTCCTGGGCGCCACCCTGTGGACGGATTTCCGCCTGCTGGGCGACGACACGCGCCAGGCGGCCATGCGCGATGCGGAAGCCGTCATGAACGACTACAAGCGCATCCGCCTGGCCAACATGGGTTTTCGCAAGCTGCGCGCGGCCGATACGGCCATGTTCCACGCGCAGCAAAAAGCCTGGCTGGCGCGCGAACTGGCGCAGCCCTTCGACGGCAGCACCGTCGTCATCAGCCACATGGCGCCGTCGCTGTTGTCGGTCGACGATGCCTACGGCAGCGAGGGATGTTCGCCCGCCTACGCCTCGCGCCTGGACGACCTGGCGGCGCAGGCGGACCTGTGGGTGCATGGCCACCTCCACGCCTCGCGCGACTATTGGATCGGCCAGTGCCGCGTGGTCAGCAACCCGTGCGGCTACAAGACGCGCAGCGGCGCGCCGCAAAATCCCGCGTTCGATCCGAATTTCATCGTCGAACTAGGCCCACGCTAA
- a CDS encoding TonB-dependent receptor, whose translation MFKPLAISLAIAAAFPAVSTIAHAEDDMLRVNVTGSNIRVSEKEGASAVQVITAKELKASGKTSVSDVLRAISANSGNSYNEQYTGSFSAGTSGLSLRGIGQQNTLILVNGRRVASYATAQDLQQTFVDLNSLPMAAVQRIEVLKDGASSVYGSDAVAGVVNIILYKEFTGTDITAQWGGSTQGTGQHEKSAALQTGFGKLEEDGYSVVFSVDAQQRDKLQQSDVAWLRDADYRQQQRGSLGWNVTNYAGNDPTQTLGGVRGPLQLVPYNDINPDRSGQVLAYNPAPYKTLIPGIQRIHSSLRGTVKLNADTEAYVDLLHSYSRADQTFSAPLSVNNATRVWNNSTKLLDTIPVVLPVGHPNNPGTTPLPFTATLFDLGPRLKQDRVTFYRALAGAKGTWAGWDWDTAVAHSSSKLEETVQNFVNRYEFQKVLAEGSYNFFDQSQNSEAVRNRLRLSTLRPAESTLDTLDFSAAKDIWDLPAGPLGFAAGAQWRREKMDSQTSTAVLSGTELRPALNIINGSRNVSALFAEFNVPVVKDLSVNVAGRADHYSDFGNAFSPKASARYQAAPWLLLRGTVSRAFRAPSLPEITDSTAVSYTGVIDARDPLTPTQSRGVTVMTIANSALRPERSKNLNLGVVVSPTSSSSIGLDYYRIKQDGVIGTASATTILENESTAPQQITRGADGRITTLYRQFRNQGQREVSGIDIDLRQRFVDKDWGKLTLAGQLSRVLRFAEPLSDGAPLTDGAGTNYFGSIPKWRGVSSATWEQGKWSSTLTWNYVGSYAQQQHLDESVAAFSTFDVTSSWQLTPQANVTFIVQNLANKRAPWDYASTGFDFTQADPRGRVAALKLNYKF comes from the coding sequence ATGTTCAAACCACTCGCCATCAGTCTTGCCATCGCCGCCGCCTTTCCCGCCGTTTCCACCATCGCCCATGCGGAGGACGACATGCTGCGCGTGAATGTCACCGGATCGAATATCCGCGTCAGCGAAAAGGAGGGCGCCAGCGCCGTGCAGGTCATCACGGCCAAGGAATTGAAAGCCAGCGGCAAGACCAGCGTGTCGGACGTGCTGCGCGCCATCTCCGCCAACAGCGGCAACAGCTACAACGAACAATATACGGGCAGTTTCTCGGCCGGCACCTCGGGCCTGTCGCTGCGCGGCATCGGCCAGCAAAACACCCTGATCCTCGTGAATGGGCGCCGCGTGGCCAGCTACGCCACGGCGCAGGATTTGCAGCAGACCTTCGTTGACCTGAACAGCCTGCCGATGGCGGCCGTGCAGCGCATCGAGGTGCTCAAGGATGGCGCCTCGTCCGTGTATGGCTCCGACGCCGTCGCCGGCGTGGTCAACATCATCCTGTACAAGGAATTCACGGGCACGGACATCACGGCGCAATGGGGCGGCTCGACGCAAGGCACGGGCCAGCACGAAAAGAGCGCGGCGCTGCAAACGGGTTTCGGCAAGCTCGAGGAAGATGGCTACAGCGTGGTCTTCTCGGTCGACGCGCAGCAGCGCGACAAGCTGCAGCAAAGCGACGTGGCATGGCTGCGCGACGCCGATTACCGCCAGCAGCAGCGCGGCAGCCTGGGCTGGAACGTGACGAATTACGCCGGCAACGATCCCACGCAAACCTTGGGCGGCGTGCGCGGCCCGCTGCAGCTGGTGCCATACAACGACATCAATCCCGATCGCAGCGGCCAGGTGCTGGCCTACAATCCGGCGCCGTATAAGACGCTGATCCCGGGCATCCAGCGCATCCACTCGTCGCTGCGCGGCACCGTGAAACTGAACGCGGACACGGAAGCCTATGTCGACCTGCTGCACAGTTATTCGCGCGCCGACCAGACCTTCAGCGCGCCTTTGAGCGTGAACAACGCCACGCGCGTGTGGAACAACAGCACCAAGCTGCTCGATACCATCCCCGTGGTGCTGCCCGTGGGCCATCCGAACAATCCGGGTACGACGCCCTTGCCGTTCACGGCCACCCTGTTCGACCTGGGACCGCGCCTGAAGCAGGACCGCGTCACCTTCTACCGCGCGCTGGCCGGCGCCAAGGGCACTTGGGCGGGCTGGGACTGGGATACTGCCGTGGCCCATTCCAGCAGCAAGCTGGAGGAAACGGTGCAGAACTTCGTCAACCGCTACGAATTCCAGAAAGTGCTGGCCGAGGGCAGCTACAATTTCTTTGACCAGTCGCAAAACAGCGAAGCGGTGCGCAACCGCCTGCGCCTGTCGACCCTGCGCCCGGCCGAATCGACGCTCGACACGCTCGACTTCTCGGCGGCCAAGGATATCTGGGACTTGCCGGCCGGCCCGCTGGGCTTTGCCGCCGGTGCCCAGTGGCGCCGCGAAAAAATGGATTCGCAAACCTCGACGGCCGTGCTGTCGGGCACGGAACTGCGCCCCGCACTCAATATCATCAACGGCTCGCGCAATGTGTCGGCCCTGTTTGCCGAATTCAATGTGCCCGTCGTGAAAGACCTGTCCGTCAACGTGGCGGGCCGCGCCGACCATTACAGCGACTTTGGCAATGCGTTTTCGCCCAAGGCCAGCGCGCGCTACCAGGCGGCGCCATGGCTGCTGCTGCGCGGCACCGTGTCACGCGCCTTCCGCGCGCCGTCGCTGCCGGAAATCACCGACAGCACGGCCGTCAGCTATACGGGCGTGATCGATGCCCGCGATCCGCTGACGCCGACGCAGTCGCGCGGCGTGACGGTGATGACGATCGCCAATTCGGCCCTGCGCCCCGAGCGTTCGAAAAACCTGAACCTGGGCGTGGTGGTCTCGCCCACCAGCAGTTCGAGCATCGGCCTTGATTACTACCGCATCAAGCAGGATGGCGTGATCGGCACGGCCAGCGCCACCACCATTCTCGAAAATGAAAGCACGGCGCCGCAACAGATCACGCGCGGTGCCGATGGACGCATCACGACCCTGTACCGCCAGTTCCGCAACCAGGGTCAGCGCGAAGTGTCGGGCATCGATATCGACCTGCGCCAGCGCTTCGTCGACAAGGACTGGGGCAAGCTGACCCTGGCCGGCCAGCTGAGCCGCGTGCTGCGCTTTGCCGAACCGCTGTCCGATGGCGCGCCGCTCACCGATGGCGCGGGCACCAATTATTTCGGCTCCATCCCGAAATGGCGCGGCGTCAGCTCGGCCACCTGGGAACAGGGAAAATGGTCGTCCACGCTCACATGGAACTATGTGGGCAGCTATGCGCAGCAGCAGCACCTCGATGAATCGGTGGCCGCCTTCAGTACCTTCGACGTGACCAGCAGCTGGCAGCTGACGCCACAGGCGAACGTCACCTTCATCGTGCAAAACCTGGCCAACAAGCGCGCGCCCTGGGACTATGCCTCCACCGGCTTTGACTTTACCCAGGCCGATCCGCGCGGACGCGTCGCGGCGCTCAAGCTGAACTACAAGTTCTAG
- the pnuC gene encoding nicotinamide riboside transporter PnuC, with product MTAPLEIAANVLMTASIILAGRNNIHSWWIGMVGCVLFAVLFFQVNLYADVMLQLFFIVTCVIGWLQWRRGAGGKPLPITRTGWRSLAWVVPAGIASVAIYGLLLHRFTNAYAPFIDSAVLVFSIIAQFLLMNRRIETWAFWLLVNTVAVPLYYSRGLHLTAVLYAAYWVNALISWYWWGVQARRAAQAPAATADA from the coding sequence TTGACTGCCCCGCTCGAGATCGCCGCCAATGTGCTGATGACTGCCTCCATCATTTTGGCTGGACGCAATAATATTCATTCCTGGTGGATCGGCATGGTCGGCTGCGTGCTGTTTGCCGTGCTGTTTTTCCAGGTCAACCTGTATGCCGACGTGATGCTGCAGCTGTTTTTCATCGTCACCTGTGTCATTGGCTGGCTGCAATGGCGGCGCGGCGCCGGCGGCAAGCCCTTGCCGATCACGCGCACGGGCTGGCGCAGCCTGGCCTGGGTGGTGCCGGCCGGCATCGCCTCCGTGGCGATCTACGGCCTGCTGCTGCACCGCTTCACGAATGCCTACGCGCCCTTCATCGATTCGGCGGTGTTGGTATTTAGCATCATCGCGCAATTCCTGCTGATGAACCGGCGCATCGAAACCTGGGCCTTCTGGCTGCTGGTCAATACCGTCGCCGTGCCGCTGTACTACAGCCGCGGCCTGCACCTGACGGCCGTGCTATATGCGGCCTACTGGGTCAATGCGCTGATTTCCTGGTACTGGTGGGGCGTGCAGGCGCGCCGCGCGGCGCAAGCGCCTGCGGCGACGGCCGACGCCTGA
- a CDS encoding substrate-binding periplasmic protein, with protein sequence MRVRHLLFAAVLGVSALPAAACRMTMALEQWPPYVYRDAQGRHTGLDLELLNAIFKEARCTLVTLPELPTARRQLLFQKGGLDLMPAASETPERLSYARFSLSYRDEAVGVFSKSGAPGGHQQIASFAQLARGKSTLLAPKVGWYGAQYAAARPALEKAGRLNAFGSFQQGVRMLDAGRADLLLGDVLAVRHEARLQGVALNALPFLVLRAPVHLMLNARTTSAADLARLNAAITHLEQRGVLAAIRSRYEAP encoded by the coding sequence ATGCGTGTGCGCCATCTCCTGTTTGCGGCAGTGCTCGGCGTATCTGCCCTGCCCGCCGCAGCCTGCCGCATGACGATGGCGCTGGAACAATGGCCGCCGTATGTCTACCGCGATGCCCAGGGCCGCCATACGGGCCTGGACCTGGAGCTGCTGAACGCCATTTTCAAGGAAGCCCGCTGCACCCTGGTCACCTTGCCGGAGCTGCCCACGGCGCGGCGCCAGCTGCTGTTCCAGAAAGGGGGACTGGACCTGATGCCCGCCGCGTCCGAGACGCCGGAACGCCTGTCCTATGCGCGCTTTTCCCTTTCGTACCGCGATGAAGCCGTGGGCGTCTTCAGCAAATCCGGCGCGCCCGGCGGCCACCAGCAGATCGCCAGCTTCGCGCAGCTCGCGCGCGGCAAGTCGACCTTGCTGGCGCCCAAGGTGGGCTGGTATGGCGCGCAGTACGCGGCGGCCCGGCCAGCGCTGGAAAAGGCCGGCCGCCTGAATGCGTTCGGCAGCTTCCAGCAAGGCGTGCGCATGCTCGACGCGGGCCGCGCCGACCTGCTGCTGGGCGACGTGCTGGCCGTGCGCCACGAAGCGCGCCTGCAGGGCGTCGCCTTGAACGCCCTGCCCTTCCTGGTCCTGCGCGCGCCCGTGCACCTGATGCTCAATGCGCGCACGACCAGCGCCGCCGACCTGGCGCGCCTGAACGCCGCCATCACGCACCTGGAACAGCGCGGCGTGCTGGCGGCGATACGCAGCCGCTACGAAGCGCCGTAG